In Calothrix sp. PCC 7507, one DNA window encodes the following:
- the panB gene encoding 3-methyl-2-oxobutanoate hydroxymethyltransferase, whose product MAVTTQQLIQWKQQGRAIVALTAWDYAIAQLLDAAGVDLILVGDSMAVVLGYETTLPITLDEMIYHAKAVRRGVKRAFMLVDLPFLTYQESIPQAIHSAGRVLKETGAQGVKLEGGYPEMVETVARLVKAGIPVMGHVGLTPQAVHQLGLRQQGKTEAASERILQEAIALEQAGAFAMLLEHIPADLAMQITQKLRIPTIGIGAGVHCDGQVLVTADVLGLSQKQPPFAKVYTNLRETITKAVQDYAVDVRERKFP is encoded by the coding sequence ATGGCAGTTACTACCCAGCAATTAATTCAATGGAAACAACAAGGCCGCGCCATCGTAGCGTTGACTGCCTGGGATTATGCGATCGCTCAACTTCTCGATGCCGCTGGTGTAGACTTAATCCTTGTGGGTGACTCTATGGCGGTAGTGCTGGGGTATGAAACAACACTGCCAATTACTCTTGATGAGATGATTTACCACGCTAAAGCTGTGCGTCGGGGAGTGAAGCGCGCTTTTATGCTAGTTGATTTGCCGTTTTTGACTTACCAAGAAAGCATCCCACAAGCGATACATTCAGCCGGCAGAGTATTAAAAGAGACTGGAGCGCAAGGGGTGAAGTTAGAGGGTGGCTATCCGGAAATGGTGGAGACTGTGGCTCGTTTAGTGAAAGCGGGAATTCCAGTTATGGGACATGTGGGTTTGACACCCCAAGCAGTCCATCAACTGGGTTTACGACAACAGGGTAAGACAGAAGCAGCTAGTGAGCGAATTTTACAAGAAGCGATCGCTCTCGAACAAGCAGGTGCTTTCGCCATGTTATTAGAGCATATCCCCGCAGATTTGGCAATGCAGATTACGCAAAAACTGCGGATTCCCACAATCGGTATTGGTGCGGGGGTACATTGTGATGGTCAAGTATTAGTTACGGCTGATGTCCTGGGACTTTCCCAAAAGCAGCCGCCATTCGCGAAAGTTTATACAAATCTGCGCGAGACGATTACCAAAGCTGTGCAGGATTATGCTGTAGATGTGCGAGAACGGAAGTTTCCATAA